In Musa acuminata AAA Group cultivar baxijiao chromosome BXJ3-11, Cavendish_Baxijiao_AAA, whole genome shotgun sequence, one DNA window encodes the following:
- the LOC135652887 gene encoding putative glutaredoxin-C14, with protein sequence MDKVMKMASQRAVVVFSLSSCCMCHTVLSLFHDLGVNATIHELDEDPRGREMERALARLVGRNPPVPVVFIGGKLVGSTDRIMSLHLGGKLVPLLREAGALWV encoded by the coding sequence ATGGACAAGGTGATGAAGATGGCATCACAACGAGCAGTGGTAGTCTTCAGCTTGAGCTCATGCTGCATGTGCCATACTGTTTTGAGCCTCTTCCATGACCTTGGTGTCAATGCCACCATCCATGAGCTCGACGAGGACCCAAGGGGGAGAGAGATGGAGAGGGCTCTTGCCAGGCTTGTGGGGCGTAATCCGCCGGTGCCAGTAGTATTCATTGGCGGCAAGCTGGTTGGATCCACAGACAGGATCATGTCACTGCACCTTGGTGGTAAACTGGTCCCTCTTCTTCGTGAGGCAGGTGCTCTTTGGGTATAG